In the genome of Ancylomarina subtilis, one region contains:
- a CDS encoding peroxiredoxin family protein has protein sequence MKRLTLLLLALVFTTSLWADGTEGDRTTKGQIAPDFEVTSLDGQVFKLSDLKGKVVLVNFFATWCGPCMKELPELEKQLWPRFKNENFKMISIGREHTKAELNKFQSKKKFTFPIAADPQRHIYGKYAEKFIPRNYIVDKTGKIIFQAKGFSQKELDEMMKIIEKAIKE, from the coding sequence ATGAAAAGATTGACATTACTATTACTGGCTTTGGTTTTTACTACCAGCTTATGGGCTGATGGAACCGAAGGGGATCGAACCACAAAAGGACAAATTGCACCCGATTTTGAGGTGACGAGCCTGGATGGCCAGGTTTTTAAGCTATCTGATTTGAAAGGTAAAGTCGTTTTGGTCAACTTTTTTGCAACATGGTGTGGCCCTTGTATGAAAGAGTTACCAGAATTGGAAAAGCAGCTTTGGCCTCGATTTAAGAATGAAAACTTTAAGATGATTTCTATCGGGCGTGAGCATACTAAAGCAGAGTTGAATAAGTTTCAATCAAAAAAGAAATTTACATTTCCTATTGCAGCTGACCCTCAGCGTCATATTTACGGTAAGTATGCTGAGAAATTTATCCCGAGAAATTACATTGTCGACAAAACAGGAAAAATAATCTTTCAAGCGAAAGGCTTCTCTCAAAAAGAGTTGGATGAGATGATGAAGATTATCGAAAAGGCTATAAAAGAATAG
- a CDS encoding peptidase U32 family protein, with product MKRTDIELMAPVGSYESLMAAIQGGANSIYFGIEQLNMRARSSNNFTKDDLREIVKICKENQVKTYLTVNTVLYDNELNLMHEVIDSAKENGVTAIIASDISAILYARSIGVEVHISTQCNITNIESVKFYSQFADVVVLARELNLDQVANIHYQIQKQDIRGPKGELVQIEMFAHGALCMAVSGKCYLSLHEKASSANRGACMQTCRKAYTVTEKESGNELEIDNQYIMSPKDLCTIGFVNKFIDAGVRVLKFEGRARSPEYVKTVLNCYSEAVDAYLDGTYGEEKIAVWKEELSTVFNRGFWDGYYMGQKLGEWSSEYGNRATKRKMLIGKGTNYFNKIKVAEFLLESQELCVGDKILITGPTTGVVETTIEEIRVDLKPVEKAVKGDSFSIALDTVIRRSDKLYKIVDVNENLLQ from the coding sequence ATGAAGCGTACAGATATAGAGTTAATGGCACCGGTGGGATCGTATGAATCCTTAATGGCAGCTATTCAGGGAGGCGCCAACTCCATTTATTTTGGCATTGAACAATTAAATATGCGTGCCCGATCGTCGAATAATTTCACCAAAGATGACTTGCGTGAAATTGTGAAGATCTGCAAAGAGAATCAGGTAAAAACGTACCTGACAGTAAACACAGTTTTGTATGATAATGAGTTGAATTTGATGCACGAGGTGATTGACTCTGCAAAAGAGAATGGTGTGACAGCCATTATTGCATCTGATATATCAGCGATTCTATATGCACGTTCTATTGGCGTTGAGGTTCATATTTCAACCCAGTGTAATATTACCAATATCGAGTCGGTGAAGTTCTATTCTCAATTTGCCGATGTGGTGGTTTTGGCTCGTGAATTGAATTTGGATCAGGTGGCTAATATCCATTATCAAATTCAGAAACAGGATATTCGTGGTCCGAAAGGTGAATTGGTACAAATTGAAATGTTTGCTCACGGTGCTTTATGTATGGCTGTTTCAGGTAAGTGTTATTTAAGTCTTCACGAAAAAGCATCTTCGGCCAATCGCGGCGCTTGCATGCAGACTTGCAGAAAGGCTTATACGGTAACAGAGAAGGAGTCAGGGAATGAATTGGAGATTGATAATCAATATATTATGTCGCCTAAGGATCTGTGTACCATTGGTTTTGTGAATAAATTTATTGATGCCGGTGTTCGTGTGCTTAAGTTTGAAGGTCGGGCCCGCTCTCCGGAATATGTAAAAACGGTACTAAACTGCTATAGTGAAGCTGTTGATGCTTATCTGGATGGGACGTATGGCGAAGAGAAGATTGCCGTTTGGAAGGAAGAATTATCAACGGTTTTCAATCGTGGTTTCTGGGATGGTTATTATATGGGACAAAAGCTAGGCGAGTGGAGTTCGGAATATGGTAATCGTGCAACCAAGCGTAAAATGCTGATTGGAAAGGGGACCAACTATTTTAACAAGATTAAAGTGGCTGAATTCTTATTGGAATCACAGGAATTGTGTGTCGGCGATAAAATATTGATTACCGGACCGACCACCGGGGTGGTAGAAACAACCATAGAAGAGATTCGTGTGGATTTGAAACCCGTTGAGAAAGCCGTAAAAGGTGATAGTTTTTCTATTGCTCTGGATACCGTTATTCGCCGATCAGATAAGCTTTACAAGATTGTAGACGTTAACGAGAACTTACTGCAATAA